One region of Vitis vinifera cultivar Pinot Noir 40024 chromosome 1, ASM3070453v1 genomic DNA includes:
- the LOC100256113 gene encoding ALBINO3-like protein 1, chloroplastic codes for MSTFFAFHTSPLHLSPFPHRTQIRTPILHPSHFPGLPNRRSLGVARFGFRPFHSDGADAVIGDLFGRVETLLYTIADAAVSASDGKQSGDWLSGITNYMETVLKVLKGGLSTLHVPYAYGFAIILLTVLVKAATFPLTKKQVESAMAMRSLQPQIKAIQQRYAGDQERIQLETARLYKLAGINPLAGCLPTLATIPVWIGLYRALSNVADEGLLTEGFFWIPSLSGPTTIAARQNGSGISWLFPFVDGHPPLGWSDTLAYLVLPMLLIVSQYISVQIMQSSQSNDPSLKTSQALTKFLPLMIGYFALSVPSGLSLYWFTNNILSTAQQVWLQKLGGAQIPVKQFSDDIEKEELSQIQKPVFEINSTKKEPKQTEKLTSEGLRPGERFKQIKEQEARRRQQREEEKTKAEEAAANRIPTTNGGYKNEANSTKREYRTGGDLVDGGNDSFQSLTTTHNSSNIEVVVNDELSNEDSKDEQKMYVTRTESSENSVNYEVDVRDEQHINGKLEKEVIEVCTDNKPSGEETLQPRREQPTEREEV; via the exons ATGTCGACTTTCTTTGCATTTCACACTTCTCCGCTCCACCTCTCTCCCTTCCCTCACCGGACCCAAATTCGGACCCCTATTCTTCATCCCTCTCACTTTCCGGGGTTACCTAATCGCCGCTCACTCGGTGTGGCCAGGTTCGGATTCAGGCCTTTCCATTCCGATGGTGCTGACGCTGTTATTGGGGACCTCTTTGGTAGAGTGGAAACCCTTCTTTATACGATTGCCGATGCCGCCGTGTCGGCTAGTGACGGTAAACAGAGCGGCGACTGGCTTTCTGGGATTACTAATTATATGGAGACTGTTTTGAAG GTTTTGAAGGGTGGCCTTTCTACTTTACATGTTCCCTATGCCTATGGTTTTGCTATTATACTTCTCACTGTTCTTGTTAAGGCTGCCACATTTCCTCTGACAAAGAAGCAG GTAGAATCTGCAATGGCTATGCGATCTTTGCAGCCTCAAATAAAGGCTATTCAGCAACGATATGCCGGAGATCAG GAGAGAATTCAACTTGAAACTGCTCGACTGTATAAACTAGCTGGCATAAACCCATTAGCAG GATGCCTGCCAACACTGGCCACAATACCAGTATGGATTGGCCTTTATAGAGCCCTTTCCAATGTGGCAGATGAG GGACTTCTAACAGAAGGCTTCTTTTGGATACCCTCCCTTTCTGGTCCAACTACGATTGCTGCTCGGCAAAATGGCAGTGGTATCTCTTGGCTTTTCCCTTTTGTA GATGGTCATCCACCCCTTGGATGGTCGGATACCTTGGCCTATCTTGTCTTGCCTATGTTGCTGATTGTTTCACAGTACATATCTGTCCAAATCATGCAATCATCACAG AGTAATGATCCAAGCCTGAAGACTTCTCAAGCACTGACCAAGTTTCTCCCCTTAATGATCGGCTATTTTGCCCTTTCAGTTCCATCTGGGTTAAGCCTTTATTG GTTCACAAATAATATCTTGAGCACAGCGCAACAAGTATGGCTTCAAAAGTTAGGAGGTGCACAAATTCCAGTGAAGCAGTTCAGTGATGATATTGAAAAGGAGGAGCTATCCCAGATTCAGAAACCTGTTTTTGAAATAAACTCAACCAAAAAGGAGCCCAAACAAACAGAAAAGTTAACATCAGAGGGGCTACGGCCTGGTGAAAG ATTTAAACAGATTAAGGAGCAAGAGGCAAGGAGAAGGCAGcaaagggaagaagaaaagacGAAAGCTGAAGAGGCAGCAGCTAATAGAATACCAACAACAAATGGAGGCTATAAGAATGAGGCTAATTCAACTAAAAGGGAATATAGGACTGGAGGTGATTTAGTTGATGGTGGGAATGACAGTTTTCAGTCCTTAACTACCACTCACAATTCATCCAATATTGAGGTAGTGGTAAATGATGAGCTTTCTAATGAGGACTCAAAAGATGAACAGAAGATGTATGTCACCAGGACAGAAAGCAGTGAAAACTCTGTTAATTATGAGGTAGATGTGAGGGATGAGCAGCATATTAATGGAAAGCTAGAAAAG GAAGTGATTGAAGTATGTACGGATAACAAACCTTCTGGGGAAGAGACATTGCAACCGAGAAGAGAGCAACCCACTGAAAGGGAAGAAGTATAG